A genomic segment from Streptosporangium roseum DSM 43021 encodes:
- a CDS encoding BTAD domain-containing putative transcriptional regulator: MDFRVLGPVGVVADDGTSLDIGPYQQRAVLALCALAAPRPVGLSRMIDALWEDGPPPGAVNTVQAYVSKLRRVFEPGRRRDVPPTILVSRPGGYALDIPESALDLARARGHAAEGGRMSAAGEHVVAGRRLRLALAEWRGDPLTDFAGASWAVEEIAHLTEFRLTLEEEVAEADLALGRGSTLTGGLAQLVAAHPFRERLRVLGAHALYQAGRQAEALAVLAEGRRLLVEGLGLDPDPRSREMERRILAQDPALTPRVRATVRQGARLVGRDAEVRVLDLAVAGEGHRVVLLAGEPGIGKTSLAEQAAEAARSAERRVVWGRCWDGAGAPPFWPWTQAVQELVGGDGGPAQLAATGQFQLYEAFARLLNEHGRVLVVLDDLQWADASSLRLLEFLASTRLCPELTVVATYRDTDVQAGGTLERALGALVRLPHVRRLLLRGFGEEEVREYLGRAGADPGRAAEMGRLTAGNPFFLGEVLQLGETPQALSDVVRGRMAGLPPDTEEVLTVAALLGRDAATDILLRVLELPEDRVLDIVDAAVRARLLVEGDGLTCRFVHDIVRDVLREALPPLRRRRLHARIAEVLEERSGTRLTEIAHHYREGLLTPRMTGKAIGYTRRAAAQAMAQFAHEDAVENLEQAIEMIDRLPRTDDALRCDLLLDLAEAQAAAGTNIAAHASLEAAAEIAEGLGDVNRLARAALGFSDPIYLGMYEEMTGIDRLAERIDRVLASDLAEDSPWRARLLAAAAMTGFTVRSVEHSVAMAHEAVRLARRTGDDRTLAAALIALEMLLRHDHDRDGARAVIDEIVEIGRRTGDLATEWNGRECEYVELVAQGRTDRAADLLAWLGETAERLRLPSMVSLAAWQRAIHAYLGGRFADALAAAEESGAAHPEGALGRSETHLRSGVLHFFALRARGAAGEALALADEMLGRRPGEWSWRILRCLALIDLGGTDEARAVFAGLVRDVSTPIGPDLAYRFVSDALSEICAALGDVAAGRALYDRLAPSAGRLLGWSVTDLCLGRLALLEGDGERAEAHLRAAEAFVRRSGAEVYEPALRDLRARQATLSPPLG, from the coding sequence ATCCCCGAGAGCGCGCTCGACCTGGCCAGGGCCCGGGGGCACGCGGCCGAGGGCGGGCGTATGAGCGCCGCCGGCGAGCACGTGGTCGCGGGCAGGCGGCTCCGGCTGGCTCTGGCGGAATGGCGCGGGGATCCGCTCACGGACTTCGCGGGCGCCTCCTGGGCCGTGGAGGAGATCGCCCATCTGACCGAGTTCCGGCTGACGCTGGAGGAGGAGGTGGCCGAGGCCGACCTCGCCCTCGGCCGGGGATCCACGCTGACCGGCGGGCTGGCCCAGCTCGTCGCCGCCCACCCGTTCAGGGAGCGGCTCCGCGTGCTCGGCGCCCACGCGCTCTACCAGGCCGGACGGCAGGCCGAGGCGCTGGCCGTGCTCGCCGAGGGGCGCAGGCTGCTGGTGGAGGGCCTGGGGCTGGACCCCGACCCCCGGTCCAGGGAGATGGAGCGGCGCATCCTCGCCCAGGATCCCGCCCTCACGCCCCGGGTCCGCGCGACGGTACGGCAGGGCGCGCGGCTGGTCGGCAGGGACGCCGAGGTCCGGGTGCTGGACCTGGCGGTCGCGGGGGAGGGCCACCGGGTGGTCCTGCTGGCCGGGGAGCCGGGGATCGGCAAGACCAGCCTGGCCGAGCAGGCCGCCGAGGCCGCCCGCTCCGCGGAACGCCGGGTGGTGTGGGGCCGCTGCTGGGACGGCGCCGGCGCGCCGCCCTTCTGGCCGTGGACGCAGGCCGTACAGGAACTGGTCGGCGGGGACGGCGGGCCGGCCCAGCTCGCCGCCACCGGGCAGTTCCAGCTCTACGAGGCGTTCGCCCGGCTGCTGAACGAGCACGGCCGGGTCCTGGTCGTCCTCGACGACCTCCAGTGGGCGGACGCGTCGTCGCTCCGGCTGCTGGAGTTCCTCGCCTCCACCCGCCTCTGCCCGGAGCTGACCGTGGTGGCGACCTACCGCGACACCGACGTACAGGCCGGGGGGACGCTGGAACGCGCCCTCGGCGCGCTGGTACGGCTGCCGCACGTGCGGCGGCTCCTGCTGCGGGGGTTCGGTGAGGAGGAGGTCCGCGAATACCTCGGCCGGGCCGGTGCCGATCCGGGCCGGGCGGCGGAGATGGGCAGGCTGACCGCGGGAAACCCGTTCTTCCTGGGGGAGGTCCTGCAGCTGGGGGAGACACCGCAGGCCCTGTCCGACGTCGTGCGCGGCCGGATGGCCGGCCTGCCGCCGGACACCGAGGAGGTGCTGACCGTCGCGGCCCTGCTCGGCCGGGACGCGGCGACCGACATCCTGCTCCGGGTGCTGGAGCTGCCCGAGGACCGGGTGCTCGACATCGTCGACGCCGCGGTCCGGGCCCGGCTGCTGGTCGAGGGCGATGGCCTGACCTGTCGTTTCGTCCATGACATCGTCCGCGACGTGCTGCGCGAGGCGCTGCCGCCGCTGCGCCGCCGGCGGCTGCACGCGCGGATCGCCGAGGTGCTGGAGGAGCGGAGCGGGACCCGCCTCACCGAGATCGCCCACCACTACCGCGAGGGCCTGCTGACCCCCCGGATGACGGGCAAGGCCATCGGCTACACCCGGCGCGCGGCGGCCCAGGCGATGGCGCAGTTCGCCCACGAGGACGCGGTGGAGAACCTGGAGCAGGCGATCGAGATGATCGACCGGCTCCCCAGGACCGACGACGCGCTCCGCTGCGACCTCCTGCTCGACCTGGCCGAGGCCCAGGCGGCGGCGGGCACGAACATCGCCGCCCACGCCTCCCTGGAGGCCGCCGCCGAGATCGCCGAGGGACTCGGCGACGTCAACCGGCTGGCCCGCGCGGCGCTGGGCTTCTCCGACCCCATCTACCTGGGCATGTACGAGGAGATGACCGGCATCGACCGGCTCGCCGAGCGCATCGACCGCGTCCTCGCCTCCGACCTGGCGGAGGACTCGCCGTGGCGGGCCCGGCTGCTCGCCGCCGCCGCGATGACCGGTTTCACGGTCCGGTCCGTCGAGCACAGCGTGGCGATGGCGCACGAGGCGGTACGGCTGGCCCGCCGTACCGGCGACGACCGGACCCTGGCCGCCGCGCTGATCGCCCTGGAGATGCTGCTCAGGCACGACCACGACCGCGACGGCGCGCGGGCGGTCATCGACGAGATCGTGGAGATCGGCCGCCGCACCGGCGACCTGGCCACCGAGTGGAACGGCCGCGAGTGCGAGTACGTCGAGCTGGTCGCCCAGGGCCGGACGGACCGGGCAGCCGATCTGCTGGCCTGGCTCGGGGAGACCGCGGAGCGGCTCCGGCTCCCCTCGATGGTCAGCCTGGCCGCCTGGCAGCGCGCGATCCACGCCTACCTGGGCGGGCGTTTCGCCGACGCCCTCGCCGCGGCCGAGGAGTCCGGCGCGGCCCACCCGGAGGGGGCCCTGGGCCGGAGCGAGACCCACCTGCGCAGCGGCGTGCTGCACTTCTTCGCCCTGAGGGCCCGGGGCGCGGCCGGCGAGGCGCTCGCGCTGGCCGACGAGATGCTCGGCCGGCGCCCCGGCGAGTGGTCCTGGCGGATCCTGCGCTGCCTGGCCCTGATCGACCTGGGCGGGACCGATGAGGCGCGCGCGGTCTTCGCCGGGCTCGTCCGCGACGTCTCCACGCCCATCGGCCCGGACCTGGCCTACCGGTTCGTGTCGGACGCCCTCAGCGAGATCTGCGCGGCGCTCGGCGACGTGGCCGCCGGGCGGGCCCTGTACGACCGGCTCGCCCCGAGCGCGGGCCGGCTGCTGGGCTGGTCGGTGACCGACCTGTGCCTGGGACGGCTCGCGCTGCTGGAGGGAGACGGGGAACGGGCCGAGGCCCACCTGCGGGCCGCGGAGGCGTTCGTCCGCCGCTCGGGGGCGGAGGTGTACGAACCCGCGCTCCGGGACCTGCGGGCACGACAGGCGACTCTTAGTCCTCCTTTGGGATAA
- a CDS encoding DUF4407 domain-containing protein, whose translation MAIETVGQTTGPADETPPRDPRDGYRPRSAWSPGRLLRSVVGIDEVLLTRVPEERPRYTRQGALVVATAVMAAMSMGYALRSVFDAPWPVVVLIALIWGVLIGILDSWLVISTNGVIGRGRRRMLLPRLLIAVVVGVIIAEPLTIRIFESAILQRIEQDYQEADKTLRSDYASCYPKAGEPAADPVKCREFRLNLPKPNDTDARKALEATRAKLSREFNAKQRILARKQRAADLECNGTSGAGRTGRAGEGVNCQRLRADVNDYRNTSNIGQLSTGMAGLDAQIIELSGTERVSGMKYEAQVAEAIDSEVRRQDEARPDSPGLLERMETLAALSAEKDSILLAHTFLTLLFLLIDCSPVLTKLLSRPTSYDRRLAEQLSDREEAHTVDLDRGKRVRRDADEVHAHQAELKVREHMTAASRRAGILDARREAAIRAELGAIDAERGSGPDGRD comes from the coding sequence TTGGCGATTGAGACGGTGGGCCAGACCACCGGGCCGGCCGACGAGACGCCTCCGCGGGACCCGCGGGACGGCTACCGCCCGCGGAGCGCGTGGAGCCCCGGCCGCCTGCTCCGCTCCGTCGTCGGGATCGACGAGGTGCTGCTCACCCGGGTGCCGGAGGAGCGGCCCCGCTACACCCGCCAGGGCGCGCTGGTGGTGGCCACCGCGGTGATGGCGGCGATGTCGATGGGCTACGCGCTCCGGTCGGTCTTCGACGCGCCATGGCCGGTGGTGGTCCTGATCGCCCTCATCTGGGGCGTGCTCATCGGGATCCTCGACAGCTGGCTGGTCATCAGCACCAACGGCGTGATCGGCCGGGGGCGCCGGAGAATGCTGCTGCCCCGCCTGCTGATCGCCGTGGTGGTCGGTGTGATCATCGCCGAGCCGCTGACGATCAGGATCTTCGAGTCGGCGATCCTGCAGCGGATCGAGCAGGACTACCAGGAGGCCGACAAGACCCTGCGCAGCGACTACGCCTCCTGCTACCCGAAGGCCGGAGAGCCCGCCGCCGACCCGGTGAAGTGCCGGGAGTTCAGGCTCAACCTGCCCAAGCCCAACGACACGGATGCGCGCAAGGCGCTGGAGGCGACCCGCGCGAAGCTCTCCAGGGAGTTCAACGCCAAGCAGCGGATCCTGGCCCGCAAGCAGCGCGCCGCCGACCTGGAGTGCAACGGCACCTCCGGTGCCGGGCGGACCGGCCGGGCGGGCGAGGGGGTGAACTGCCAGAGGCTCCGCGCCGACGTGAACGACTACCGGAACACCAGCAACATCGGGCAGCTCTCCACGGGCATGGCCGGCCTGGACGCTCAGATCATCGAGCTCTCCGGCACCGAGCGGGTCTCCGGCATGAAGTACGAGGCGCAGGTCGCCGAGGCGATCGACAGCGAGGTGCGCAGACAGGACGAGGCGCGCCCGGACAGTCCCGGGCTGCTGGAGCGGATGGAGACGCTGGCGGCGCTCTCCGCCGAGAAGGACTCGATCCTGCTCGCCCACACCTTCCTGACGCTGCTGTTCCTGCTGATCGACTGCTCCCCGGTGCTGACCAAGCTGCTGAGCCGGCCCACCTCCTACGACCGGCGGCTGGCCGAGCAGCTCTCCGACCGGGAGGAGGCCCACACGGTCGACCTGGACCGCGGCAAGCGCGTGCGGCGGGACGCCGACGAGGTCCACGCCCACCAGGCCGAGCTCAAGGTCCGGGAGCACATGACGGCCGCCTCCCGCCGGGCCGGAATCCTGGACGCCAGGAGGGAGGCCGCGATCCGGGCCGAACTCGGTGCGATCGACGCCGAGCGCGGCTCCGGGCCGGACGGCCGGGACTGA
- the treY gene encoding malto-oligosyltrehalose synthase, giving the protein MSERFVDPISTYRIQLTPDFGFAEVAALAPYLKDLGISHVYLSPILQAVPESRHGYDVTDHSRIRAEFGGVEGLRALSATLAEHGLGIVVDIVPNHMTVPVPESGNAPLWSVLKDGQASPYAPWFDIEWTGGKVSMPVLGDDTEPVVDGDVLRYHDHEFPFPDTCYRLVDWREGPGYRRFFDVSSLIGLRVEDPEVFDATHEVILGLIEEGVVHGLRVDHPDGLAEPRGYLSRLREASGVWTVAEKILVGSEQLPADWDCDGTTGYEVLNRITRLFVDPAGGKPLLELFVTRTGMPSDYATVVRQSKREVLDLFFSAEVDRLNAVVGSDRETLVELLAAMPVYRAYAVPGEPVPEISASIVEAAGRVAAARLPEGAPVAEVVDRVLRGPAEAVTRFQQTCGPVMAKGVEDTALYRWYPLACLNEVGGEPDHFEGTPGEFHTFAREMSPTAMTTLSTHDTKRSEDVRARLAVLSELPGEWAAAVGEWSSKVSFDPALDYLAWQNLMAAWPIGPDRFFDYLFKAAREAKTSISWAAPDPAYEAGIRDFVSRAIDECGASVAEFAAGIEPYARSNSLGQKLVQLMLPGVPDLYWGNEITDFSLVDPDNRRPVDFPLRRGMLAGEGGSPWDEAKLLVTVQALNLRRRLDPAAPYVPLEAGEHVIAFARGERAVTVATRLPAGLARRGGWGSETITLPHGAWRDLLTGAEHTGRIPLAHLLSTYPVALLERE; this is encoded by the coding sequence GTGTCTGAGCGATTCGTGGATCCGATCTCGACCTACCGGATCCAGCTGACTCCCGACTTCGGCTTCGCCGAGGTGGCCGCGCTCGCCCCCTACCTGAAGGACCTGGGGATCAGCCACGTCTACCTGTCGCCGATCCTGCAGGCGGTGCCGGAGTCGCGGCACGGCTACGACGTGACCGACCACTCCCGGATCCGCGCGGAGTTCGGCGGCGTCGAGGGCCTGCGGGCACTGTCGGCGACGCTGGCCGAGCACGGGCTGGGGATCGTCGTGGACATCGTGCCCAACCACATGACGGTCCCGGTGCCCGAGTCCGGCAACGCGCCGCTGTGGTCGGTCCTCAAGGACGGGCAGGCGTCGCCGTACGCGCCGTGGTTCGACATCGAGTGGACCGGCGGCAAGGTGAGCATGCCGGTGCTCGGCGACGACACCGAGCCGGTGGTGGACGGCGACGTGCTGCGCTACCACGACCACGAGTTCCCCTTTCCCGACACCTGCTACCGGCTGGTCGACTGGCGCGAGGGCCCCGGCTACCGGCGTTTCTTCGACGTGTCCTCCCTGATCGGGCTGCGGGTGGAAGACCCGGAGGTGTTCGACGCCACCCACGAGGTGATCCTGGGGTTGATCGAGGAGGGGGTCGTGCACGGCCTGCGGGTCGACCACCCCGACGGGCTGGCCGAGCCGCGCGGCTACCTGTCCCGGCTCCGCGAGGCCTCGGGCGTGTGGACCGTGGCGGAGAAGATCCTCGTCGGCTCCGAGCAGCTGCCCGCCGACTGGGACTGCGACGGCACCACCGGCTACGAGGTGCTCAACCGGATCACCCGGCTGTTCGTGGACCCCGCCGGGGGCAAGCCGCTGCTGGAGCTGTTCGTCACCCGGACCGGGATGCCGTCCGACTACGCCACGGTGGTGCGCCAGTCCAAGCGGGAGGTCCTCGACCTGTTCTTCAGCGCCGAGGTCGACCGGCTGAACGCCGTCGTCGGCTCCGACCGCGAGACGCTGGTGGAGCTGCTCGCCGCGATGCCGGTCTACCGGGCCTACGCGGTGCCGGGAGAGCCGGTGCCCGAGATCTCGGCCTCGATCGTCGAGGCGGCCGGGCGGGTCGCCGCGGCCCGGCTGCCCGAGGGCGCCCCGGTCGCGGAGGTCGTCGACCGGGTGCTGCGCGGCCCGGCGGAGGCCGTCACCCGGTTCCAGCAGACCTGCGGGCCGGTGATGGCCAAGGGGGTGGAGGACACCGCGCTCTACCGGTGGTATCCGCTGGCGTGCCTGAACGAGGTGGGCGGGGAGCCGGACCACTTCGAGGGGACACCGGGCGAGTTCCACACGTTCGCCCGGGAGATGTCGCCGACCGCGATGACGACGCTGTCCACCCACGACACCAAGCGCTCCGAGGACGTCCGCGCCCGGCTGGCCGTGCTGTCGGAGCTGCCCGGGGAGTGGGCGGCGGCGGTGGGGGAGTGGTCCTCGAAGGTCTCCTTCGACCCGGCGCTCGACTACCTGGCCTGGCAGAACCTGATGGCCGCCTGGCCCATCGGCCCGGACAGGTTCTTCGACTACCTGTTCAAGGCGGCGCGCGAGGCCAAGACCTCGATCTCCTGGGCCGCCCCCGACCCCGCCTACGAGGCCGGCATCCGCGACTTCGTCAGCCGGGCGATCGACGAGTGCGGCGCCTCGGTCGCGGAGTTCGCCGCCGGGATCGAGCCCTACGCCCGGTCCAACTCGCTGGGCCAGAAGCTCGTCCAGCTCATGCTGCCGGGCGTGCCCGACCTCTACTGGGGCAACGAGATCACCGACTTCTCCCTGGTGGACCCGGACAACCGCCGCCCGGTCGACTTCCCGCTCCGCCGCGGGATGCTCGCCGGGGAGGGCGGATCCCCGTGGGACGAGGCCAAGCTGCTGGTCACCGTCCAGGCGCTGAACCTGCGGCGGCGGCTCGACCCGGCCGCGCCGTACGTCCCGCTGGAGGCGGGCGAGCACGTGATCGCCTTCGCCCGCGGGGAGCGGGCAGTGACGGTGGCCACCCGGCTGCCGGCCGGGCTGGCGCGGCGCGGCGGCTGGGGGAGCGAGACGATCACGCTTCCGCACGGCGCCTGGCGCGACCTGCTGACCGGCGCCGAGCATACCGGCCGGATCCCGCTGGCCCACCTGCTGTCGACCTACCCCGTCGCGCTTCTGGAAAGGGAGTAG
- the treZ gene encoding malto-oligosyltrehalose trehalohydrolase: protein MFEVWAPQATAVDVEIGEIRHPMAAGTGGWWSAEVPGAGHGTDYRFRVDGGEPLPDPRTRWQPEGIFGPSRVYEHDRYVWGDGLWRGRDLPGSVIYELHVGTFTPAGTFDAAIGKLEHLAGLGVDFVEVMPVPPVPGERNWGYDGVDLWAVTENYDGPDGLKRFVDACHRQGIGVILDVVYNHLGPSGNFLAPFGPYFHSSASSFWGQAVNLDGPGSDEVRRYFIGNALQWLRDYHIDGLRLDAVHALHDRRAVHLLEEMAAEVEALSAAVGRPLTLIAESDLNDPRLVTPREAGGYGLAAAWNDDVHHALHVAVTGERHGYYDDFAGALPKVLASAYYHDGTYSAFRGRSHGRPARHVPGYRFVCAAQNHDQIGNRAEGDRMAPEALRLAAGLLLTSPFTPMLFMGEEWGARTPFLFFTDHVEPQLREGEADRRRREFVGFGYDDWAEKAPDPGEELTFLRSKLDWSELDDDAHRVHLDWYRALIALRRAHPDLSDPRLDRVRAEHDGSWLVVHRGAFRVAVNFGATPVSLDLTAPAQVVLASDPGVHLDSGLTLPARSLAVLRLAGT, encoded by the coding sequence ATGTTCGAGGTCTGGGCGCCGCAGGCGACGGCGGTCGATGTGGAGATCGGGGAGATCCGCCATCCGATGGCCGCCGGGACGGGCGGCTGGTGGTCGGCGGAGGTGCCGGGGGCAGGTCACGGGACCGACTACAGGTTCCGGGTGGACGGCGGCGAGCCGCTGCCGGACCCCCGGACCCGGTGGCAGCCCGAGGGGATCTTCGGGCCGAGCCGGGTCTACGAGCACGACCGGTACGTCTGGGGTGACGGGCTGTGGCGCGGGCGCGACCTGCCGGGGTCGGTGATCTACGAGCTGCACGTCGGCACCTTCACCCCCGCCGGGACCTTCGACGCGGCGATCGGGAAGCTTGAGCACCTCGCCGGGCTCGGCGTCGACTTCGTCGAGGTCATGCCGGTGCCGCCGGTGCCGGGGGAGCGCAACTGGGGCTACGACGGGGTGGACCTGTGGGCCGTCACCGAGAACTACGACGGCCCCGACGGTCTCAAGCGCTTCGTGGACGCCTGCCACCGGCAGGGCATCGGCGTCATCCTCGACGTCGTCTACAACCATCTCGGCCCGTCGGGGAACTTCCTGGCCCCGTTCGGCCCCTACTTCCACTCCAGCGCCTCCTCCTTCTGGGGGCAGGCGGTCAACCTGGACGGCCCCGGCTCCGACGAGGTGCGCCGCTACTTCATCGGCAACGCGCTGCAGTGGCTGCGCGACTACCACATCGACGGCCTGCGGCTGGACGCCGTGCACGCGCTGCACGACAGGCGGGCCGTGCACCTGCTGGAGGAGATGGCCGCGGAGGTGGAGGCGCTGTCGGCGGCCGTGGGCAGGCCGCTGACGCTCATCGCCGAGTCCGACCTCAACGACCCCCGGCTGGTGACCCCGCGCGAGGCCGGCGGGTACGGCCTGGCCGCGGCCTGGAACGACGACGTCCACCACGCCCTGCACGTGGCGGTGACCGGGGAGCGGCACGGCTACTACGACGACTTCGCCGGAGCGCTGCCCAAGGTCCTCGCCTCGGCCTACTACCACGACGGCACCTACTCGGCCTTCCGGGGGCGCTCCCACGGCCGTCCGGCCCGTCACGTGCCCGGCTACCGGTTCGTCTGCGCCGCGCAGAACCACGACCAGATCGGCAACCGTGCTGAGGGCGACCGGATGGCGCCGGAGGCGCTGCGGCTGGCCGCCGGGCTGCTGCTCACCTCGCCGTTCACCCCCATGCTGTTCATGGGGGAGGAGTGGGGAGCGCGCACGCCGTTCCTGTTCTTCACCGACCACGTCGAGCCGCAGCTCCGCGAGGGCGAGGCGGACCGGCGGCGGCGGGAGTTCGTCGGCTTCGGCTACGACGACTGGGCCGAGAAGGCGCCGGACCCGGGGGAGGAGCTGACGTTCCTGCGCTCCAAGCTCGACTGGAGCGAGCTCGACGACGACGCCCACCGGGTCCATCTCGACTGGTACCGGGCCCTGATCGCGCTGCGCCGCGCGCATCCGGACCTGTCGGACCCGAGGCTCGACCGGGTCCGGGCCGAGCACGACGGCTCCTGGCTGGTGGTCCACCGGGGGGCGTTCCGGGTGGCCGTCAACTTCGGCGCCACGCCGGTCTCCCTCGACCTCACGGCCCCGGCCCAGGTCGTGCTCGCCTCCGACCCCGGCGTCCACCTGGACTCCGGCCTCACCCTCCCGGCCCGTTCCCTGGCGGTGCTCCGCCTCGCCGGGACCTGA
- the glgX gene encoding glycogen debranching protein GlgX yields the protein MIEIWPGDPYPLGATYDGAGTNFALFTEAAERVELCLFDDDNQETRVPFTECEGYVWHGYLPGVGPGQRYGYRVHGPYDPGRGLRCNPAKLLLDPYAKAVEGDVNWDEAAYGYRFGQPDSRNDTDSAPFVPRSIVINPFFGWGHDRPPATPYHDTVIYEAHVKGLTINHPKIPERIRGTYAAIGHPEIIDHLTGLGVTAIELMPVHQFVTDHVLSERGLTNYWGYNSIGFFAPHNAYSSTGQRGGQVLEFKAMVKALHEANIEVILDVVYNHTAEGNHLGPTLSMRGIDNADYYRLVENDKRYYMDTTGTGNSLFMRSPHVLQMIMDSLRYWVIEMHVDGFRFDLAATLARELHEVDRLSAFFDLVQQDPVLSQVKLIAEPWDVGPGGYQVGNFPARWTEWNGMYRDTIRDLWRGEPASLPEFASRLTGSSDLYQDDSRRPAASINFVTCHDGFTLQDLVSYNGKHNEANGEHNRDGTDDNRSWNCGAEGPASLAIESLREQQKRNFLTTLFLSQGVPMISHGDELGRTQQGNNNVYCQDNELSWVDWSDVRENWLLLEFTRRLAKLRSDHPVFRRRRFFYGRPVRGSEDNLSDIAWFTPQGEKMTDADWNVGYAKSLAVFLNGDAITEPDRRGRQITDDSFLLLFNAHHDVIKFTIPKDYGEMWLTEIDTAMPITVDTRICRAGEDVPVVGRSVRVLRRV from the coding sequence ATGATCGAGATATGGCCGGGTGACCCCTATCCCCTCGGGGCCACCTATGACGGTGCGGGGACCAACTTCGCGCTCTTTACCGAGGCCGCGGAGCGGGTCGAGCTGTGCCTGTTCGACGATGACAACCAGGAGACCAGGGTCCCGTTCACCGAGTGTGAGGGATACGTCTGGCACGGTTACCTGCCGGGCGTCGGCCCCGGGCAGCGGTACGGCTATCGCGTGCACGGCCCGTACGACCCGGGGCGCGGCCTCCGGTGCAACCCCGCCAAGCTCCTGCTCGACCCCTACGCCAAGGCGGTGGAGGGGGACGTGAACTGGGACGAGGCGGCCTACGGCTACCGCTTCGGGCAGCCGGACAGCCGTAACGACACCGACTCGGCCCCGTTCGTCCCCCGCTCCATCGTGATCAATCCGTTCTTCGGATGGGGGCACGACCGCCCTCCGGCGACGCCGTACCACGACACAGTGATCTACGAGGCCCACGTCAAGGGCCTGACGATCAACCATCCGAAGATCCCCGAGCGGATCCGCGGCACCTACGCGGCCATCGGCCATCCGGAGATCATCGATCACCTGACCGGGCTCGGCGTGACGGCGATCGAGCTCATGCCGGTGCACCAGTTCGTCACCGACCACGTCCTCAGCGAGCGGGGGCTGACGAACTACTGGGGCTACAACAGCATCGGGTTCTTCGCCCCGCACAACGCCTATTCGAGCACCGGCCAGCGCGGCGGGCAGGTGCTGGAGTTCAAGGCCATGGTCAAGGCGCTGCACGAGGCGAACATCGAGGTCATCCTCGACGTGGTCTACAACCACACCGCCGAGGGCAACCACCTGGGCCCCACGCTGAGCATGCGGGGGATCGACAACGCCGACTACTACCGGCTGGTCGAGAACGACAAGCGCTACTACATGGACACCACGGGGACCGGCAACAGCCTGTTCATGCGCTCCCCGCACGTGCTTCAGATGATCATGGACTCGCTCCGCTACTGGGTCATCGAGATGCACGTGGACGGCTTCCGGTTCGACCTGGCGGCGACGCTGGCGAGGGAGCTGCACGAGGTGGACCGGCTGAGCGCCTTCTTCGACCTGGTCCAGCAGGACCCGGTGCTGTCGCAGGTCAAGCTGATAGCCGAGCCGTGGGACGTCGGCCCCGGCGGCTACCAGGTGGGCAACTTCCCCGCCCGGTGGACCGAGTGGAACGGCATGTACCGCGACACGATCCGCGACCTGTGGCGGGGCGAGCCGGCCTCGCTCCCGGAGTTCGCCTCCCGGCTGACCGGCTCCAGCGACCTCTACCAGGACGACAGCCGCCGCCCGGCCGCCTCGATCAACTTCGTCACCTGCCACGACGGCTTCACCCTCCAGGACCTCGTCTCCTACAACGGCAAGCACAACGAGGCCAACGGCGAGCACAACCGGGACGGCACCGACGACAACCGCTCCTGGAACTGCGGGGCGGAGGGGCCCGCCTCGCTCGCGATCGAGTCGCTGCGCGAGCAGCAGAAGCGCAACTTCCTGACCACCCTGTTCCTGTCCCAGGGCGTGCCGATGATCTCCCACGGCGACGAGCTGGGACGCACCCAGCAGGGCAACAACAACGTCTACTGCCAGGACAACGAGCTGAGCTGGGTGGACTGGTCCGACGTCCGGGAGAACTGGCTGCTGCTGGAGTTCACCCGGCGGCTGGCCAAGCTCCGTTCCGACCACCCGGTCTTCCGGCGGCGCCGGTTCTTCTACGGCCGGCCGGTGCGGGGCTCGGAGGACAACCTCAGCGACATCGCCTGGTTCACCCCGCAGGGGGAGAAGATGACCGACGCCGACTGGAACGTGGGCTACGCCAAGTCGCTGGCCGTCTTCCTGAACGGCGACGCCATCACCGAGCCGGACCGCCGGGGACGGCAGATCACCGACGACTCGTTCCTGCTGCTGTTCAACGCCCACCACGACGTCATCAAATTCACGATTCCCAAGGACTACGGCGAGATGTGGCTGACGGAGATCGACACGGCGATGCCGATCACAGTGGACACCCGGATCTGCCGGGCGGGTGAGGACGTGCCGGTGGTCGGCAGGTCGGTAAGGGTGTTGCGGCGTGTCTGA